In the genome of Anomalospiza imberbis isolate Cuckoo-Finch-1a 21T00152 chromosome 27, ASM3175350v1, whole genome shotgun sequence, one region contains:
- the PEAK3 gene encoding protein PEAK3 produces MPDTPGGCPLRSPNSALIYSNVGELRAHLVPRKASRGEGAGRPLPQPGPDPLPPPLPKKQLQRAESLPEPGPSQRCHDDPEPRAGSILYSIPPPQLQPGEGAPPRDRPSWAPKKPLTKSQSLGEPLARSSPQRAPSASLKELTFGTADGELGQLLESPAGVCEVVLGCQEASLARLSALMQEKLVGPEERQQLLEAELVGKRWAALRVLDPQPCCQSGDAWYFRVGFTFEHSQLQFAAKVPKPCCSSLGVQSSLGVHGSIQRLLGRFTDRLPQELVLPGIPGTQRQGPSREEAACPAPRPVLQVLLCAEVPQQTLADFVKGSHALHRTSPGHYERLGCLLLLQLCMGLEHLRGQNVAQGDLCPENLLLVQCPWPPQSQKEPLGLSLPRLLISSFFKVQEKQRPCSSSQEQDWSQALAASSPPAADELNVGRLIYQILHVDISLENILGFKSKRLPEIPLLSIYSAGLKCLATLLLHRDPHQRVSIEQARGILQVLLWGPRQELFARSRKSLELLRSWLQVKRALLLLRFAEDSAGARVSPGLEEWLCCQYFQGVTEHTLYQVTQVLYAP; encoded by the exons ATGCCGGACACGCCGGGGGGCTGCCCCCTTCGGTCCCCCAACTCAGCCCTCATCTACAGCAACGTGG GAGAGCTGCGGGCCCACCTCGTCCCCCGCAAGGCCAGCCGAGGGGAAGGCGCTGGGagacccctcccccagcccgggCCGGACCCCCTGCCTCCCCCGCTGCCCAAAAAGCAGCTCCAGCGAGCCGAGTCCCTCCCGGAGCCGGGACCATCCCAGCGCTGCCATGACGACCCTGAGCCACGGGCTGGCAGCATCCTCTACAGCatccccccaccccagctgcagcCCGGGGAGGGGGCTCCCCCGCGGGACAGACCCTCCTGGGCACCCAAGAAGCCCCTGACCAAGTCCCAAAGCCTGGGGGAGCCGCTGGCTCGAAGCAGCCCCCAGAGAGCCCCCTCAGCCAGCCTGAAGGAGCTGACATTTGGGACAGCAGacggggagctggggcagctcctggagagcccggccggggtctgtgaggtggttttggggtgccaggaggCCTCCCTGGCCCGGCTCTCAGCTCTCATGCAGGAAAAGCTGGTGGGGCCcgaggagaggcagcagctgctggaggcagagctggtggGGAAGCGCTGGGCAGCGCTCCGTGTCCtggacccccagccctgctgccaaagCGGGGACGCATGGTACTTCAGGGTGGGCTTCACCTTCGAGCACAGCCAGCTGCAGTTTGCAGCCAAG gtccccaAGCcgtgctgctccagcctgggggTGCAGAGCTCCCTGGGGGTGCACGGCAGCATCCAGCGCCTGCTCGGCCGCTTCACCGACCGCCTCCCTCAGGAGCTGGTGCTCCCAGGAATCCCTGGAACACAGAGGCAGGGCCCTTCCAGAGAGGAAGCAGCCTGTCCTGCCCCCCGGCCTGTCCTGCAGGTGCTCCTTTGTGCCGAGGTTCCCCAGCAGACCCTGGCAGACTTTGTGAAGGGCTCCCACGCTCTGCACAGGACCAGCCCTGGGCACTACGAACGCTTGGgctgcctcctgctcctgcagctctgcatggGGCTGGAGCATCTCCGGGGGCAGAATGTGGCCCAGGGGGACCTGTGCCCTGAGAACCTGCTGCTGGTGCAGTGCCCGTGGCCCCCCCAGAGCCAGAAGGAGCCGCTGGGACTGTCCCTTCCACGGCTGCTCATCAGCAGCTTCTTCAAGGTGCAAGAGAAGCAAAGACCTTGTtccagcagccaggagcaggactGGAGCCAGGCTCTCGCTGcatcctcccctccagcagcagatgAGCTGAACGTGGGCAGGCTGATCTATCAGATCTTGCACGTGGACATCTCCCTGGAGAACATTTTGGGCTTCAAAAGCAAAAGGCTTCCTGAAATCCCCTTGCTGTCCATCTACTCGGCGGGACTGAAGTGCTTGGCCACGCTGCTCCTGCACAGGGATCCTCACCAGAGGGTGTCCATCGAGCAGGCCAGGGGCAtcctgcaggtgctgctctgGGGGCCACGCCAGGAGCTCTTTGCCAGGAGCAGGAAGAGCCTCGAGCTGCTCCGGAGCTGGCTGCAGGTCAAGAGGGCTCTACTGCTCCTGAGGTTTGCAGAGGACTCAGCGGGGGCCAGGGTCAGCCCCGGCCTGGAGGAGTGGCTGTGCTGCCAGTACTTCCAGGGGGTCACTGAACACACCCTTTACCAGGTCACCCAGGTTCTCTATGCTCCCTAA
- the LINGO3 gene encoding leucine-rich repeat and immunoglobulin-like domain-containing nogo receptor-interacting protein 3, with protein MPHTMTWWLLVLALHVVLLSLRAGACPARCECAPQLRSVLCHRKRLTAIPEGIPTETRVLELNKNRIRCLNPGDLAPYPLLEELDFSENIISNVEPGAFSNLFNLQTLRLRGNQLKLIPPGVFTKLTNLTLLDISENKLVILLDYMFQDLRNLKSLEVGDNDLVYISQRAFSGLLGLEQLTIEKCNLTSISAESLSYLQNLEVLRLRHLSISALEDQNFKKLYNLLQLEIDNWPLLEEVSPTSFQGLNLTSLSITYTNITAVPAAALRNLVYLRYLNLSYNPISTVLKGSFKDLIRLQELHIVGALLVSVEPQAFSGLRQIRLLNLSSNFLSTLEESTFHSVNTLETLRVDRNPLACDCRLLWILQRRKTLNFDGQQPMCSSPPEIQGNALRDFPDSVLFEYFTCQKPKIRDRKLQHVTAREGQSVSFLCRADGEPNPSIAWVSPQHRMITTRSTGRATVLPGGTLEIRFAQVQDSGTYICIASNAGGNDTYFATLTVKGHPVDGTHHANRTWHLSDFNDTFHNNTQVFLKFTLDLKTILVSTAMGCITFLGVVLFCFLLLFVWSRGRGQHKNNFSVEYSFRKVDGPTTTTGQGGARKFNMKMI; from the coding sequence ATGCCCCACACAATGACATGGTGGCTCCTGGTGCTGGCCCTGCACGTGGTCCTGCTGTCTCTGCGGGCGGGCGCCTGCCCCGCGCGCTGCGAGTGCGCCCCGCAGCTGCGCTCGGTGCTGTGCCACCGCAAGCGCCTCACCGCCATCCCCGAGGGCATCCCCACCGAGACAAGGGTCCTGGAGCTCAACAAGAACCGCATCCGCTGCCTGAACCCCGGGGACCTCGCCCCATATCcgctgctggaggagctggattTCAGCGAGAACATCATCTCCAATGTGGAGCCCGGCGCCTTCAGCAACCTGTTCAACCTGCAGACCCTGCGGCTGCGAGGGAACCAGCTCAAGCTCATCCCCCCGGGGGTCTTCACCAAGCTGACCAACCTGACCCTGCTGGACATCAGCGAGAACAAGTTGGTCATCCTGCTGGACTACATGTTCCAGGACCTGCGCAACCTGAAGAGCCTGGAGGTGGGTGACAACGACCTGGTGTACATCTCCCAGCGCGCCTTCTCGGGGctgctgggcctggagcagctgaCCATTGAGAAGTGCAACCTGACTTCCATCTCGGCCGAGTCGCTGTCCTACCTCCAGAACCTGGAGGTGCTGCGGCTCCGGCACCTCAGCATCTCTGCGCTGGAGGACCAGAACTTCAAGAAGCTCTACAATCTCCTGCAGCTGGAGATCGACAACTGGCCACTGCTGGAGGAGGTTTCCCCCACCAGCTTCCAGGGCCTGAACCTCACCTCGCTCTCCATCACCTACACCAATATCACAGCCGTGCCCGCCGCTGCCTTGAGGAACTTGGTGTACCTGCGGTACCTCAACCTGTCCTACAACCCCATTAGCACTGTGCTGAAAGGCTCCTTTAAAGACCTCATCcggctccaggagctccacaTCGTGGGCGCTCTCCTGGTGTCTGTGGAGCCGCAGGCTTTCTCTGGCCTGAGACAGATCCGGCTGCTCAACCTCTCCAGCAACTTCCTGTCCACGCTGGAGGAGAGCACCTTCCACTCGGTCAACACGCTGGAGACGCTGCGGGTAGACAGGAACCCCCTGGCCTGCGACTGCCGGCTCCTCTGGATCCTGCAGCGGCGGAAGACGCTCAACTTTGACGGGCAGCAGCCCATGTGCTCCTCACCACCCGAAATCCAGGGCAACGCCCTGCGCGACTTCCCGGACTCGGTGCTCTTCGAGTACTTCACCTGCCAGAAGCCCAAGATCCGGGATCGGAAGCTGCAGCACGTGACGGCGCGAGAAGGGCAGTCCGTGTCCTTCCTGTGCCGAGCTGATGGGGAGCCCAACCCCTCCATTGCCTGGGTGTCCCCCCAGCACCGCATGATCACCACCCGCAGCACAGGGCGGGCCACGGTGCTGCCTGGGGGCACCCTGGAGATCCGCTTCGCCCAGGTGCAGGACAGTGGCACCTACATCTGCATCGCCAGCAATGCCGGTGGCAACGACACCTACTTCGCCACGCTGACGGTCAAGGGGCACCCAGTCGATGGCACCCACCACGCCAACCGGACTTGGCACCTCAGCGACTTCAACGACACCTTCCACAACAACACCCAGGTCTTCTTGAAGTTCACCTTGGACCTCAAGACCATTCTGGTCTCCACAGCCATGGGCTGCATCACCTTCCTGGGCGTGGTGctcttctgcttcctcctgctctTCGTCTGGAGCCGCGGCCGGGGGCAGCACAAGAACAACTTCTCCGTGGAATATTCCTTCCGCAAGGTGGACggtcccaccaccaccaccggCCAAGGAGGGGCCAGGAAGTTCAACATGAAGATGATCTGA